A single genomic interval of Pseudomonadota bacterium harbors:
- a CDS encoding tetratricopeptide repeat protein, with translation MTPRGSQALHAGERLLEQEDWVAARQAFERALQGEPHNARAYFGLGLALEGLADFDSALDAYAKAASLDVGLAEAHNNLGLLLRRKGNLHEALQSFESAVEADAKLASAHLNLALVHEDLGSLELARKSYRRSVKLEPANPLARVNFGLLLVRSGYKAEALQQLRVALPLARGNAAALAGIGNGLRRAGDPSAGVQAMQAAIAARSGKATPALLAELALAQRAVGEREAAIETLRRALHLDAQYATGHYLLGNMLAGGDRFTEAVTHYERYLALAPEGAHAPKARQRLERARARRDAHQVTVRPRQN, from the coding sequence GTGACACCACGCGGTTCGCAGGCCCTGCATGCCGGTGAGCGGCTCCTAGAGCAAGAAGATTGGGTCGCGGCCCGGCAGGCCTTCGAGCGAGCCCTGCAGGGCGAACCGCACAACGCCCGCGCGTACTTCGGGCTCGGACTGGCGTTGGAGGGTTTGGCTGACTTCGACAGCGCACTGGATGCCTACGCCAAGGCTGCAAGTCTGGACGTGGGGTTGGCCGAGGCCCACAACAACCTTGGCCTGCTGTTGCGTCGCAAGGGCAATCTACATGAGGCACTCCAGAGCTTCGAGTCAGCGGTCGAGGCCGATGCCAAGCTCGCGTCGGCGCACCTGAACCTAGCGCTCGTCCACGAGGATCTGGGTAGCCTCGAGCTGGCTCGAAAGAGCTATCGGCGTTCTGTCAAGCTCGAGCCCGCCAACCCGCTGGCCCGCGTCAACTTCGGCCTGCTGCTGGTTCGATCGGGCTACAAGGCCGAAGCGCTGCAACAGCTGCGAGTCGCGTTGCCGCTAGCCCGAGGAAACGCCGCGGCCCTCGCGGGCATCGGCAACGGGCTCAGGCGAGCCGGGGACCCGTCGGCAGGAGTGCAGGCCATGCAGGCTGCTATCGCTGCTCGCTCCGGTAAGGCTACTCCCGCCCTGCTTGCGGAGCTCGCCCTGGCTCAGCGCGCAGTCGGCGAGCGAGAGGCTGCTATCGAAACACTGCGGCGCGCCCTGCACCTCGATGCACAGTACGCCACCGGTCACTATCTGCTGGGCAACATGCTGGCCGGGGGCGATCGTTTCACAGAGGCGGTGACCCATTACGAGCGGTATTTGGCGCTGGCACCCGAGGGCGCCCATGCCCCCAAAGCGCGCCAGCGACTGGAGCGTGCGCGTGCAAGACGCGATGCTCATCAAGTTACGGTACGTCCACGCCAAAACTGA